The DNA region CGATCGGGCATGGCTTCCATCATAAATTTAAGTGAACTTCCCGTTGGCATAGCAGGGGTGATCCCCACAATTTTTGGGTTCGTTTTGGCTAGCTCTACAATGGTATGCCCAAATACATCCTGATATTTTGGAGGCTGCTTTAATTTGGCCTTAGCAATTAAATCGCCCGTTTTGGCATCAAACTTTCCGGGGGCGTGGTATTTGACTTGGTCGGCTTCGGCTTGTTTCAGTCCTTTTCCTTTTGTGGTAATAACGTGCAGAAATTTAGGACCTTCTATTTTTTTTAGTCGTTTCAGTTCTTTCAACAAAGCCTCAAAATCGTGACCATCAATGGGGCCCGAATAGTCAAAGTTTAGAGCTTTTATAATATTATTCCGTTTTTGGGTGCCCTTTTTTACGTTAGTTAAGTACTGCTTTAGTGCACCTACACTTGGGTCGATGCCAATGGCATTGTCGTTGAGTATTACCAAAATATTGGCATCGGTAACGCCGGCATGGTTGAGTCCTTCAAAAGCCATCCCACCAGCAATACTGGCATCGCCAATAACGGCAATATGTTGTTTTTCGGTATCGCCTTTAATTTTCGAAGCAATGGCCATGCCCAAAGCTGCCGAAATAGAGGTGGAGGCATGCCCAACACCAAAAGTATCATATTCGCTTTCTTCTCGTTTTGGGAAACCGCTGATTCCGCCCAACTGCCGATTGGTGTGAAATTGGTCGCGGCGGCCGGTTAATATTTTGTGTCCGTAAGCTTGGTGGCCCACATCCCAAATCAATTGGTCGTTGGGAGTGTTAAAGATGTAGTGTAATGCAATGGTCAACTCCACCACGCCTAAACTCGCACCTAAATGACCTTCTTTGGTGGCCACAATGTTGATGATAAATTGGCGTAATTCTTTGGCTAACTCCGGCAGGTCGTTCGTACTTAAATTGCGGAGGTCTTTGGGAGAATGGATTTGTTGGAGTAAATTTTGCATTTGAATACAAATGTAGCAGATGAAATTGTATTTTTGATTTGAAACCAAAATTTTATTTGAATGATCGAGCCGTTTGATGATGACTATTTTATGAAAAAAGCCTTGCAGGAAGCCGAAATGGCATTTGAAAAAGGGGAAATCCCGGTAGGGGCGGTTGTAGTAATTGATAATAGGATTATTGCCCGCGGACATAATTTAACAGAAACCCTTAACGATGTTACGGCCCATGCCGAAATGCAGGCCATTACAGCGGCAGCGAATTTTTTAGGCGGAAAATATCTTCAAAATTGCACGCTTTATGTCACTTTGGAGCCTTGCCAAATGTGTGCGGGGGCTTTGTATTGGAGCCAAATTTCGAATATTGTTTATGGGGCTCGAGATATGGAGCGCGGATGTATCAATTTGAAAACCAAACTGCACCCCAAAACTCAAATGAAAGGTGGTGTTTTGGAGGAAGAGGCTTCTACGCTTTTAAAACGCTTTTTTATTGAAAAACGGAATTTGAATTGACGTTCGTCACCCTGAACTTGTTTCAGGATCTCATTAATTCATTCTGTAATGAATGGAGAAAACTAATACTTACTGTCACGCTGGTTCTCACGCATTTTATCCAAATTTTCTTTGGTAAGCATATAATCTTTTAAGTTTCGGTCTTTCCAACGGTGATAAATAAACAAGGGGAAAACCACCAAAAACAGTCCAGCGACCCCAAAACCAATCAACTTTTCGGAGTAGTCCACATCGAGTGTGAAACCTAAAATAATACTCGTAAAAACGGCAATGGTCAATATAATGATGAGGTATTTCATGTTTACTTTGTGAATTTTATCAGTTGGCGGCGGTAAGCAGTCAGTAATTTCGATTTTGAAATATAACCATAATATTTACCTTGTTTGGTTACAGGCAAATTCCAAGCGCCAGTAGTTTTAAATTTTTCCATGATATCGTGCATGGAATCTGCATCGTAATCAATAATTCCGGCGTCGGCATGCATCAGGCTGGCGGCATCTACTTTATCATATAAACTGGTGTCGAACATCATATGGCGTATATCGTCAAGTCTAATCACGCCCAAAAATTCGTGTTCATCATTAACCACGGGAAAGTGGTTTCGCGATGATTTGGCCACGGCTTCATTCAAAATCTCTCCCAATTTCATTTCAGGTGTTAATGTTATAAAATTGGTTTCGATGACTTTGTCGATGTCTAACACCATCAGTACGTTTTGGTCTTTATCGTGCGTCATCAGTTCGCCGCGTTCGGCAAGCTTCAACGTGTAAATGGAATGCGATACGTAGTATTTTGTTATGGCAAACGATACGGCTGAAACAATCATAAGCGGTACAAAAAGCTCGTATCCTCCAGTGATTTCAGCAATAAGGAAAATAGCGGTTAGAGGGGCGTGTAATACCCCAGCCATAAGCCCCGTCATCCCGATAAGCGTAAAATTTGATTCCGAAACATGAAAGCCTAACCCAATATGGTTAATAATTTTAGCAAAGGCGTTTCCTAAGGCGCTTCCCATTACCAAGGTAGGAATGAAAACACCACCCACGCCACCGGCGCCAAAGGTGGTGGTCATGGCAATGGCTTTAAAAACCGAAATGCCCAAAAGCAACGCAACAACAATCCATATATTCGATAGGTCCAAATCCAATGGTGTGGTGCCAATGGCCGCCAAGTGGTCGCCTTTCAAAAGATTATTCATAATGCCGTAACCTTCACCATAAAGGGGCGGAATAAAATAAAGCATGGTGCCTATGGCAATGCCTCCAATTAAAAGGCGCTTCGCCCGACTTTCAAATTGTTTGAAGAAGTTGGTAATGGCAAAAAATACTTTGGAAAAATATACGGATGCCAAGCCAGTCACAACACTTAACAC from Tamlana crocina includes:
- a CDS encoding nucleoside deaminase; the encoded protein is MIEPFDDDYFMKKALQEAEMAFEKGEIPVGAVVVIDNRIIARGHNLTETLNDVTAHAEMQAITAAANFLGGKYLQNCTLYVTLEPCQMCAGALYWSQISNIVYGARDMERGCINLKTKLHPKTQMKGGVLEEEASTLLKRFFIEKRNLN
- a CDS encoding chloride channel protein; this encodes MPVSTKSLLRKFLIWKYKHLSEQQFIYILSILVGFLAGIGTVTLKNLTHYIRLLFELDFLKNYQNSLYFVFPIIGLFLVYVIKQTWLKKHIGHGISSTLYAISKLNGIIPRYNIYAALITAPLTAGFGGSVGLQGPAVSVGSALGSNAARLFHMNTKTRMLLIGCAAAGAMASMFKAPIAAIIFAIEVFSLDIAFTSLVPLLLASVSAVVTSYMFLGTDILLRFQLTDKFQVNDIAFYVVLSVVTGLASVYFSKVFFAITNFFKQFESRAKRLLIGGIAIGTMLYFIPPLYGEGYGIMNNLLKGDHLAAIGTTPLDLDLSNIWIVVALLLGISVFKAIAMTTTFGAGGVGGVFIPTLVMGSALGNAFAKIINHIGLGFHVSESNFTLIGMTGLMAGVLHAPLTAIFLIAEITGGYELFVPLMIVSAVSFAITKYYVSHSIYTLKLAERGELMTHDKDQNVLMVLDIDKVIETNFITLTPEMKLGEILNEAVAKSSRNHFPVVNDEHEFLGVIRLDDIRHMMFDTSLYDKVDAASLMHADAGIIDYDADSMHDIMEKFKTTGAWNLPVTKQGKYYGYISKSKLLTAYRRQLIKFTK
- the dxs gene encoding 1-deoxy-D-xylulose-5-phosphate synthase; amino-acid sequence: MQNLLQQIHSPKDLRNLSTNDLPELAKELRQFIINIVATKEGHLGASLGVVELTIALHYIFNTPNDQLIWDVGHQAYGHKILTGRRDQFHTNRQLGGISGFPKREESEYDTFGVGHASTSISAALGMAIASKIKGDTEKQHIAVIGDASIAGGMAFEGLNHAGVTDANILVILNDNAIGIDPSVGALKQYLTNVKKGTQKRNNIIKALNFDYSGPIDGHDFEALLKELKRLKKIEGPKFLHVITTKGKGLKQAEADQVKYHAPGKFDAKTGDLIAKAKLKQPPKYQDVFGHTIVELAKTNPKIVGITPAMPTGSSLKFMMEAMPDRAFDVGIAEQHAVTLAAGMATQGLIPFCNIYSTFLQRAYDQIIHDVALQKLPVVFCLDRAGLVGADGATHHGVFDLSYLRCIPNLIIFAPRNEMELRNIMYTAQLGLDMPIAIRYPRGIGVTIDWEQPFENIEIGKGIVLKEGQDLAVLTIGNMAKNVTEAVEKLDVSHYDMRFVKPLDETLLHHIFKTHHTIVTVEDNAINGGFGSAILEFAAQHNYHNTVKVLGIPDTFIEHGSTAELQQAVGLDTNSLKALFESLL